The Negativicutes bacterium genome includes a window with the following:
- a CDS encoding metallophosphoesterase: MKIGIMSDSHGQEKAVKIAVEKMGAVDLWIHCGDHDKDSLLLRTGAVKEVIAVQGNCDYHSYYKVDEFIEIAGKKIWITHGHQYKIKNSKLELLWWAKQYEVDIVIYGHTHIAENVMIDNVVLFNPGSVGSPRQGKPSCGLLEINKEIVKFEIIQL; encoded by the coding sequence ATGAAAATTGGCATAATGAGTGATAGCCATGGGCAGGAGAAGGCTGTTAAAATCGCAGTAGAAAAAATGGGAGCAGTGGACTTATGGATTCATTGTGGTGATCATGATAAGGATTCGTTGTTATTAAGGACAGGTGCTGTAAAAGAGGTAATTGCGGTACAAGGAAATTGTGATTACCACTCATATTATAAAGTTGATGAATTTATCGAAATAGCTGGCAAGAAAATATGGATTACTCATGGGCATCAATATAAAATCAAAAATTCAAAGTTGGAGTTATTGTGGTGGGCTAAACAATATGAAGTAGATATTGTTATTTACGGTCATACTCATATTGCTGAAAATGTTATGATTGATAATGTTGTTTTATTTAATCCTGGAAGCGTTGGGAGTCCTCGTCAAGGAAAGCCGAGCTGTGGCTTATTAGAAATTAATAAGGAAATAGTAAAATTTGAAATAATTCAATTGTAA